The following coding sequences lie in one Acropora palmata chromosome 3, jaAcrPala1.3, whole genome shotgun sequence genomic window:
- the LOC141875937 gene encoding uncharacterized protein LOC141875937, whose protein sequence is MTWLSRSTFSIIWNGKSKKAAFVEYNRLREMASPSELTALLDVCRTRTKNYAESNYNVNEHFKGQDIVPEFNNAGVLVPIFVKEGSLHVLLTKRTEHLPTHKGQVAFPGGKQEVYDKDIIATALREAHEEVGLSSDIVEVIAVLSPLVFLARNPGTFVYPVIGLIKSHFDLVVNASEVQDTFDVPLEFFLRKDTYRYEKRVFRENEYDFHFFDYNQKTNTEREGKSKTSFVIWGMTGEVCLKIAIIALSKLPEFELPERYSELISYIQELNSEESSLKLKSKV, encoded by the coding sequence ATGACATGGTTGTCAAGATCGACGTTCAGCATAATCTGGAATGGAAAATCGAAGAAAGCAGCCTTCGTCGAGTACAACAGATTGAGGGAAATGGCTAGCCCTTCCGAACTAACCGCTTTGCTTGATGTTTGTCGCACACGAACAAAAAATTATGCGGAGTCAAATTACAATGTGAACGAACATTTTAAAGGTCAGGACATAGTCCCTGAGTTTAACAATGCTGGTGTTCTTGTTCCCATTTTCGTCAAAGAAGGATCTCTTCACGTTCTGCTTACAAAGCGAACGGAGCATCTTCCAACTCATAAAGGACAAGTTGCGTTTCCCGGTGGAAAACAAGAGGTTTATGATAAAGATATTATAGCTACTGCCCTAAGAGAAGCACATGAAGAAGTTGGGCTGTCTTCAGATATCGTTGAAGTTATTGCTGTTTTGAGTCCTCTagtttttttggcaaggaatCCTGGCACCTTCGTTTATCCCGTCATTGGCTTAATCAAGTCACATTTCGATCTGGTTGTCAATGCTTCCGAAGTTCAGGATACGTTTGATGTTCCATTGGAGTTTTTCCTTCGCAAAGACACTTACAGATACGAAAAAAGGGTCTTTAGAGAAAACGAATATGACTTCCACTTTTTTGATTACAATCAAAAAACGAATACCGAGCGTGAAGGCAAATCAAAGACATCATTTGTCATTTGGGGTATGACAGGTGaagtttgtttgaaaattgccattaTTGCATTGAGCAAACTGCCAGAGTTTGAGCTTCCTGAACGATATTCTGAACTGATTTCTTATATTCAAGAGTTAAATTCTGAGGAGAGTTCTCTGAAGCTGAAAAGTAAAGTATAA
- the LOC141875934 gene encoding protein arginine N-methyltransferase 7-like: MRKVSFLARRNIHLVIGQRNEMFSQRFSPVTGKMEWIVEDEDYDMRNEIARSAYTDMLHDDERNEKYYHATMKALRKLKGSGEKKIHMLDIGTGTGLLAMMAVRSGADGATACEAFGPIAIVAKKIVAKNGFGEKISVIGKCSTDLDLERDGHIPRRANLLVTELWDTELIGEGALPTLRDACRRLLEPGFVSVPAAATIVAQVIGSETLWKMHQLDTNQISEDQEIKLPSEMEQCRGTASVFDLHVDELSDKEIHLLSEPVPVLRFDFCNNFASEKSDCVNRVSIPSTQDKIGNDQTVSQFCAETSVKQSGVGHCIVMWWTLDMDSDGEIKLTTAPRWAHPDGINRLWRDHWMQGVYFFKRPLFVQEGEKLNIQCCHDDYSIWFDATPQTKIATMVERPLCTCGAHVTWSRHRIAMLNDSRRSKVFRQALKQLAKDGNSRCLCVGDGSLLPVMAARAGFEKVLTFEPSALYQKFLRKVIKLNNLEDKIEISGQEATCLRPQGLPSNQVDVILGEPFFSSALFPWHNLYFWYSASSLANIVKPGAKIVPGSATLRAIAVEFEDLWKFHAPVNIVQGFDVSLFNELIEGSKLTNEEINSESSRGIALEPHHLWEYPCCALSRDAAIMKFDFTSNIPSQKIKSEGDIELSSSGTLHGIVLWMDFHLTDKLTVSTGLEQREELGGKRRRLPWVRHTKQGVYFMRSPPRIPDESLLKDNSPTIRYSVHFEPTTGEMEFDFHLRTS; this comes from the exons ATGAGGAAAGTTTCATTTCTCGCAAGGCGAAATATTCACCTGGTTATTggtcaaagaaatgaaatgttttcccAACGATTTAGTCCGGTGACAGGTAAAATGGAGTGGATAGTCGAAGATGAAGATTATGACATGCGAAATGAAATTGCAAG GTCAGCCTACACAGATATGCTTCATGATGATGAGAGG AATGAAAAATACTATCATGCTACCATGAAAGCTTTGAGGAAACTAAAGGGCAgtggagagaaaaaaattcacatgTTGGACATTGGAACTGGGACTGGACTGCTGGCTATGATGGCAGTGAGGAGTGGGGCTGACGGGGCTACAGCATGTGAg GCATTTGGACCAATTGCTATTGTGGCTAAGAAAATAGTTGCAAAAAATGGATTTGGTGAAAAGATATCTGTCATTGGAAAATGTTCAACTGATTTAGATCTGGAAAGAG ATGGTCATATTCCTAGAAGAGCTAATTTACTGGTCACCGAACTATGGGATACAGAACTTATTGGTGAAGGAGCTTTACCAACTCTCAGGGATGCCTGTCGTCGTCTTCTAGAG CCAGGATTTGTCAGTGTCCCTGCGGCAGCTACGATTGTTGCTCAAGTTATTGGAAGTGAAACTCTTTGGAAAATGCATCAACTTGATACAAATCAG ATATCTGAGGACCAAGAGATCAAGTTACCATCTGAGATGGAACAGTGTCGTGGAACTGCAAGTGTCTTTGATCTGCACGTCGATGAACTCTCAGATAAAGAAATTCACCTTTTGTCTGAACCTGTTCCAGTTTTGAG gTTTGacttttgcaataattttgcatCAGAGAAGTCTGATTGTGTAAACAGGGTATCTATACCAAGTACTCaagacaaaattggcaatGATCAAACAGTGTCCCAGTTTTGTGCAGAGACATCCGTAAAACAGTCAGGTGTCGGCCACTGTATCGTTATGTGGTGGACACTAGATATGGACAGTGATGGTGAAATCAAGCTCACGACAGCTCCTCGATGGGCTCATCCTGATGGTATCAACAGACTg TGGAGGGACCATTGGATGCAAGGAGTTTATTTCTTCAAAAGACCACTTTTTGTGCAAGAAG GTGAGAAGTTAAATATCCAATGTTGCCATGATGACTATAGCATTTGGTTTGATGCTACCCCACAAACAAA GATTGCAACTATGGTTGAGCGACCTCTGTGTACATGCGGAGCTCATGTAACATGGAGTCGCCATCGAATTGCTATGCTGAATGACAGCCGACGTTCAAAAGTATTTAGACAAGCATTGAAACAG TTAGCTAAGGATGGCAACTCACGATGTCTATGTGTTGGCGATGGATCTCTGCTTCCTGTAATGGCTGCAAGAGCAGGGTTTGAAAAG GTTCTCACTTTTGAGCCGTCTGCTTTGTATCAAAAGTTCCTTCGAAAG gtaataaagttgaataatttggaagataaaattgaaattagcGGTCAAGAAGCAACATGTCTACGGCCTCAGGGCCTACCTAGCAATCAG GTTGATGTTATATTAGGTGAACCATTCTTCAGCAGCGCTCTGTTTCCGTGGCACAATTTATATTTTTGGTACTCTGCATCCAGTCTCGCAAACATCGTCAAACCAGGAGCGAAGATCGTTCCCGGCAGCGCCACTCTGAGAGCCATAGCAG ttgaaTTTGAAGATCTCTGGAAGTTCCACGCCCCTGTCAACATTGTACAAGGCTTTGACGTTTCCTTATTTAATGAATTGATCGAG GGCTCAAAGCTCACAAACGAAGAAATTAACAGCGAGTCAAGCCGTGGAATTGCTCTGGAACCTCATCATCTGTGGGAATACCCCTGCTGTGCTCTCAGTCGAGATGCTGCCATCATGAAATTCGACTTCACATCGAACATACCAAgccagaaaataaaaagtgagGGCGATATAGAGTTATCAAg cTCAGGCACCCTTCATGGAATTGTGTTATGGATGGATTTTCACCTTACCGACAAGTTAACAGTCAGCACGGGATTAGAACAG AGGGAGGAACTGGGTGGAAAACGACGGAGACTACCCTGGGTGCGTCATACGAAGCAAGGGGTGTATTTTATGCGGTCACCACCTCGGATACCAGACGAAAGTTTATTAAAAGACAATTCGCCAACTATTCGATATTCCGTCCACTTTGAACCAACTACTGGAGAGATGgagtttgattttcatttgcgCACAAGCTAA